A genomic window from Longimicrobium sp. includes:
- a CDS encoding CoA transferase, translating into MPDPDRPRGPLSGVRVLDLTRVLAGPLCTMTLGDLGAEVIKIERPGAGDDTRAWGPPWADGPQGRESAYYLCVNRNKRSAAVDLKGDDGRALVRGLAREADVLVENYAPGMMYGWGLGYEDLSAENSGLIYCSVTGYGGDGPEAGRPGYDFAVQARAGWMAITGEPGGAPAKVGVAVVDVLTGQNATIAILAALAERAASGRGQRVEVSLFDSALAGLVNVTQAALVTGREPRRWGNAHATIVPYQAFDAADRAFVVAVGNDAQWRRLCEAIGADALRDDDRFATNPGRVEHRDELVPVLAALFRGAPAAEWLGRMEAAGVPCAPVQTVSEALRDPVLLQRAGLWPMEGAGYGSVDTIASPLRLDRTPAGLHHAAPALGEHTDDVAREGWGTRPKSG; encoded by the coding sequence ATGCCCGATCCCGATCGTCCGCGCGGCCCCCTGTCCGGCGTCCGCGTGCTGGACCTTACCCGCGTGCTGGCGGGCCCGCTGTGCACCATGACGCTGGGCGACCTGGGCGCGGAGGTCATCAAGATAGAGCGCCCCGGCGCCGGTGACGACACCCGCGCGTGGGGCCCGCCCTGGGCGGATGGGCCGCAGGGCCGCGAATCGGCCTACTACCTGTGCGTCAACCGCAACAAGCGCTCGGCCGCGGTAGACCTGAAGGGCGATGACGGCCGCGCGCTCGTCCGCGGCTTGGCGCGCGAGGCCGACGTGCTGGTGGAGAACTACGCGCCGGGGATGATGTACGGCTGGGGGCTGGGATACGAGGACCTCTCGGCAGAGAATTCTGGCCTGATCTACTGCTCGGTGACGGGATACGGAGGCGACGGGCCAGAGGCGGGGCGGCCCGGCTACGACTTCGCGGTGCAGGCGCGGGCGGGGTGGATGGCCATCACGGGCGAGCCCGGCGGCGCGCCGGCCAAGGTGGGCGTGGCGGTGGTGGACGTGCTGACGGGTCAGAACGCCACGATCGCCATCCTCGCGGCGCTGGCGGAGCGTGCGGCGTCGGGGCGCGGGCAGCGGGTGGAGGTGTCGCTCTTCGATTCCGCGCTCGCAGGACTGGTGAACGTCACGCAGGCGGCGCTGGTCACCGGGCGCGAGCCGCGGCGCTGGGGAAACGCGCACGCTACGATCGTCCCCTACCAGGCGTTCGACGCGGCGGACCGCGCGTTCGTGGTGGCCGTGGGCAATGACGCGCAGTGGCGGCGGCTATGCGAGGCGATCGGCGCGGACGCCCTGCGCGACGACGACCGCTTCGCCACCAACCCGGGCCGCGTGGAGCACCGCGACGAACTCGTCCCCGTGCTGGCCGCCCTCTTCCGCGGCGCACCGGCGGCGGAGTGGCTGGGGCGGATGGAGGCGGCCGGCGTGCCCTGCGCCCCCGTGCAGACAGTAAGCGAGGCGCTGCGCGACCCCGTCCTCCTGCAGCGCGCGGGCCTCTGGCCGATGGAGGGCGCCGGCTACGGATCTGTGGATACAATCGCCTCGCCCCTGCGCCTGGACCGCACCCCTGCGGGCCTGCACCACGCCGCACCCGCGCTGGGAGAGCACACGGACGACGTGGCGCGGGAGGGGTGGGGCACCCGGCCCAAGAGCGGGTAA
- a CDS encoding acyl-CoA dehydrogenase family protein, protein MAELASGRLARLVGAAREIADTVIAPSAEREDHEALWPAESMRALGDAGLLGLNVPEALGGHGEGLVGLVAVSETLASQGASTAMCFAMHCVGTAVIAAKATDWQKEAYLRPIARGEHVTTLALSEPGTGVHFYVPETRIAADRDDFLVTGIKSFVTNGGQAQSYVVSTRAADDAGGEGSFSCVLVDEGTPGLEWSEPWHGLGMRGNSSRSATMNGVRVPWHNLLGEEGDQLWYVFEVVAPYFLMAMAGTYLGVAAAALEAAREHLGSRRHSHSGELLGSQPVLSHRLGELWIEVERTRQLVHSAAQRADAGEPGALLGVLGCKAAAGETAVHVANEAMTLCGGIAYRENARLSRILRDARAAHVMAPTTDVLKTWVGRALLNLPLL, encoded by the coding sequence ATGGCGGAACTGGCATCGGGGCGGCTGGCGCGGCTGGTGGGCGCGGCGCGGGAAATCGCGGACACGGTGATCGCGCCCAGCGCCGAGCGCGAGGATCACGAAGCGCTCTGGCCGGCCGAGTCCATGCGCGCCCTGGGCGACGCCGGGCTGCTGGGGCTGAACGTTCCCGAGGCGCTGGGCGGCCACGGCGAGGGGCTGGTGGGGCTGGTGGCCGTGTCGGAGACGCTGGCGTCGCAGGGCGCATCCACCGCCATGTGCTTCGCCATGCACTGCGTGGGCACGGCGGTGATCGCCGCCAAGGCCACCGACTGGCAGAAGGAGGCGTACCTGCGCCCCATCGCCCGGGGCGAGCACGTCACCACGCTGGCGCTCAGCGAGCCCGGCACCGGCGTTCACTTCTACGTTCCCGAAACCCGGATCGCGGCCGACCGCGACGACTTCCTGGTGACGGGGATCAAGAGCTTCGTTACCAACGGCGGGCAGGCGCAGTCGTACGTCGTCTCCACCCGCGCCGCGGACGACGCGGGCGGCGAGGGCAGCTTTTCGTGCGTGCTGGTGGACGAGGGCACGCCGGGGCTGGAGTGGTCGGAACCGTGGCACGGGCTGGGGATGCGGGGCAACAGCTCGCGGTCCGCCACGATGAACGGGGTGCGCGTGCCCTGGCACAACCTGCTCGGTGAAGAGGGCGACCAGCTGTGGTACGTGTTCGAGGTGGTGGCGCCCTACTTTCTGATGGCGATGGCGGGCACCTACCTGGGCGTGGCCGCCGCCGCGCTCGAAGCCGCGCGCGAGCACCTGGGCTCGCGCCGCCACTCGCACTCCGGTGAGCTGCTGGGGAGCCAGCCCGTGCTTTCTCACCGGTTGGGCGAGCTGTGGATCGAGGTGGAGCGCACCCGGCAGCTGGTGCACTCCGCCGCCCAGCGCGCGGACGCGGGCGAGCCCGGCGCGCTGCTGGGCGTGCTGGGGTGCAAGGCCGCGGCGGGGGAGACGGCGGTGCACGTGGCCAACGAGGCGATGACGCTGTGCGGCGGCATCGCCTACCGCGAGAACGCCCGCCTGTCGCGCATCCTTCGCGACGCCCGCGCGGCCCACGTGATGGCGCCCACCACCGACGTCCTCAAGACGTGGGTGGGACGCGCCCTGCTGAACCTGCCGCTGCTCTGA
- a CDS encoding PAS domain-containing sensor histidine kinase produces MDGPRALVLAAGDVPWRSALGAGDAVHPGVANDNLAAQVEGADAAFVDGSPREALAVARRLRTLDPTLQAVIVAEAGRRTEMERALLFAPGLGELWVVEPEQVDADLLRRAASVTAQRRRFRGTEKAVARDLARVEPRRGERALVSDAFLAALLDVLPDPVVSLDDDGNVLSWNPAAEATIGHARADALGRPLLDLLRPEPREDFEALLEAARRGAARGEVTYRRRAGEPAVGEVAVVPVMASGHSVRALVLHDVTHLRETQSELEAQAGELESQAAELEMVNVDLAERSAELERALATRSRFYAAMSHELRTPINAVIGYTELILEGIFGPVVEQQRDALERSARAARHLLELVNDVLDLSKIEAGRIEVEVEEVVPGDLVAELMDTVRPMAEENGVALEMTPGGSPCLPVVTDPRRVRQIVLNLLSNAIKFGGGKPVSVSCRGLGDGGVEIVVADQGRGIDPADQARIFEEFVQIDRQSGTGTGLGLPISRRLAQLLGGSIRVASAPGQGSTFTLRLPARAPGGGA; encoded by the coding sequence ATGGACGGGCCGCGCGCGCTGGTGCTGGCCGCGGGGGACGTTCCCTGGCGTTCGGCGCTCGGGGCCGGCGACGCCGTGCACCCGGGAGTCGCCAACGACAACCTGGCGGCGCAGGTGGAGGGGGCCGACGCGGCGTTCGTGGACGGGTCGCCACGCGAAGCGCTGGCCGTCGCGCGGCGGCTGCGGACGCTGGACCCCACGCTGCAGGCGGTGATCGTCGCCGAGGCGGGGAGGCGGACCGAAATGGAGCGGGCGCTGCTGTTCGCCCCCGGGCTGGGCGAGCTGTGGGTGGTGGAGCCCGAGCAAGTGGACGCCGACCTGCTGCGCCGCGCCGCCTCGGTGACCGCCCAGCGGCGCCGCTTCCGCGGGACGGAAAAGGCCGTGGCGCGCGACCTGGCCCGCGTGGAGCCCCGGCGCGGGGAGCGGGCGCTGGTGTCGGACGCGTTCCTGGCCGCGCTGCTCGACGTGCTGCCGGACCCGGTGGTGTCGCTGGACGACGACGGCAACGTGCTCTCGTGGAACCCCGCCGCCGAGGCCACCATCGGCCACGCCCGGGCCGACGCGCTGGGACGGCCGCTGCTGGACCTGCTGCGGCCGGAGCCGCGCGAGGACTTCGAAGCGCTGCTCGAGGCGGCGCGCAGGGGGGCCGCCCGGGGCGAGGTCACCTACCGCCGGCGCGCGGGCGAGCCCGCCGTGGGCGAGGTGGCCGTGGTGCCGGTGATGGCGTCGGGCCACAGCGTGCGCGCCCTGGTGCTTCACGACGTCACCCACCTGCGCGAAACGCAGTCGGAGCTGGAGGCGCAGGCGGGGGAGCTGGAAAGCCAGGCCGCCGAGCTGGAGATGGTGAACGTGGACCTGGCCGAGCGCTCCGCCGAGCTGGAGCGCGCGCTGGCCACGCGCAGCCGGTTCTACGCGGCCATGAGCCACGAGCTGCGCACGCCCATCAACGCGGTGATCGGCTACACCGAGCTGATCCTGGAGGGCATCTTCGGCCCCGTGGTGGAGCAGCAGCGCGACGCACTGGAGCGGTCGGCGCGGGCCGCGCGGCACCTGCTGGAACTGGTGAACGACGTGCTGGACCTGTCCAAGATCGAGGCGGGCCGCATCGAGGTAGAGGTGGAGGAGGTCGTTCCCGGCGACCTGGTGGCGGAGCTGATGGACACGGTGCGGCCGATGGCCGAGGAGAACGGCGTGGCGCTGGAGATGACGCCGGGCGGGTCGCCCTGCCTGCCGGTGGTCACCGATCCGCGGCGGGTGCGCCAGATCGTGCTGAACCTGCTCTCCAACGCCATCAAGTTCGGCGGCGGCAAGCCGGTGAGCGTGTCGTGCCGGGGGCTGGGCGACGGCGGGGTGGAGATCGTGGTGGCGGACCAGGGCCGCGGCATCGACCCGGCCGACCAGGCGCGCATCTTCGAGGAGTTCGTGCAGATCGACCGCCAATCGGGCACGGGCACGGGGCTGGGGCTGCCCATCTCGCGGCGGCTGGCGCAGCTCCTGGGCGGTTCCATCCGCGTGGCCTCCGCGCCCGGCCAGGGCAGCACCTTCACGCTGCGGCTGCCCGCGCGGGCCCCGGGTGGAGGGGCGTAA
- a CDS encoding DbpA RNA binding domain-containing protein — MASFNDLGLGEPLLAALEDAGIEHPTGLQQAVIPVLRREGNLVARASSGAGKTLAYGLGVLDRLPAREPAADDDEGDESASLDEAPSGVRLLILTATPEAAARAALELVPFAQAAGLTVSGSGGGWGTGAGEAEVLAATPQEVMEGVRTSEVKLEGVEAVVVDGASEIHALGGWETLETLFDHLPRDAQRVIVTAEVSEPVEDLAGRRVKRALRYPSEPASPDLHEAAAEPTSTVGYVAVAERDKLGTVARLLGGGPAPVLYCRTDERAAQVSEALTLRGFLVGDAEDPDADVVVLGSTVDEDADAPEGQVISFDVPADEATLRARHGGEDPGFVLVEPRELAHLRQIARRAGFHAQPGGIEGEAPVGGSAELRAFRGDLRRALREEDLAAQMLILEPLLEDFTATEIAAAASALLRKKRAAEPAAASAADALPAAAAAARNRLARPAPGGHAESGAIPGAFARLFISVGERDNVRPNELMGAIAGEADIPGSSIGKIDIRDTFSVVEVPAEMAERVISALNGTSMKGRSLRVDYDRQKKAGPGGGGPPMRRMQRGPGAGGPREDRPRDDRPRDRDDRPRGGSGGPGGRPRPGGGAGGPRGGSGPRGGAGGGGFRRPRDE, encoded by the coding sequence ATGGCTTCATTCAACGACCTCGGGCTTGGCGAGCCGCTGCTGGCCGCCCTGGAAGACGCGGGGATCGAGCATCCCACCGGCCTTCAGCAGGCCGTGATCCCCGTTCTGCGGCGCGAGGGAAACCTGGTGGCGCGCGCCAGCAGCGGCGCCGGCAAGACGCTGGCGTACGGGCTGGGCGTGCTGGACCGGCTGCCCGCGCGCGAGCCCGCCGCTGACGACGACGAGGGCGATGAGTCTGCGTCACTCGACGAGGCGCCGTCCGGCGTTCGCCTGCTGATCCTTACCGCCACCCCCGAGGCCGCGGCCCGCGCAGCGCTGGAGCTGGTGCCCTTCGCCCAGGCCGCGGGGCTCACCGTCAGCGGGTCTGGCGGGGGATGGGGGACGGGCGCGGGCGAGGCCGAGGTGCTGGCCGCCACGCCCCAGGAGGTGATGGAGGGCGTGCGCACCTCCGAGGTGAAGCTGGAAGGCGTGGAGGCGGTGGTGGTGGATGGCGCGTCGGAGATCCACGCGCTGGGCGGATGGGAAACGCTGGAAACCCTCTTCGACCACCTGCCGCGCGACGCGCAGCGGGTGATCGTTACCGCCGAGGTCAGCGAACCGGTAGAAGACCTGGCCGGCCGCCGGGTGAAGCGCGCCCTGCGCTACCCGTCCGAGCCCGCCTCGCCTGACCTTCACGAGGCCGCGGCCGAGCCCACGTCCACCGTCGGCTACGTGGCCGTCGCGGAGCGCGACAAGCTGGGGACCGTGGCCCGCCTGCTGGGCGGCGGCCCGGCGCCGGTGCTGTACTGCCGCACGGACGAGCGCGCGGCGCAGGTGTCCGAGGCGCTGACCCTTCGCGGCTTCCTCGTCGGCGACGCGGAGGATCCCGACGCCGACGTGGTGGTGCTGGGCTCCACGGTGGACGAGGACGCGGATGCGCCGGAGGGGCAGGTGATCAGCTTCGACGTTCCTGCGGACGAGGCCACGCTGCGGGCGCGCCACGGCGGCGAAGACCCGGGCTTCGTGCTGGTGGAGCCGCGCGAGCTGGCGCACCTTCGCCAGATCGCCAGGCGCGCGGGGTTCCATGCGCAGCCGGGGGGGATCGAGGGCGAGGCGCCGGTCGGCGGATCGGCGGAGCTGCGCGCCTTCCGCGGCGACCTGCGCCGGGCCCTGCGCGAGGAAGACCTGGCCGCGCAGATGCTGATCCTGGAGCCGCTGCTGGAAGACTTCACGGCGACCGAGATCGCCGCGGCGGCGTCCGCGCTGCTGCGCAAGAAGCGCGCGGCCGAGCCGGCGGCGGCCTCGGCGGCGGACGCCCTTCCCGCGGCCGCGGCGGCCGCGCGCAACCGCCTGGCCCGTCCGGCGCCGGGCGGGCACGCCGAGTCGGGCGCCATCCCGGGCGCGTTCGCGCGGCTGTTCATCAGCGTGGGCGAGCGCGACAACGTGCGCCCCAACGAGCTGATGGGCGCCATCGCGGGCGAGGCCGACATCCCGGGGAGCAGCATCGGCAAGATCGACATCCGCGACACCTTTTCCGTGGTCGAGGTGCCGGCGGAGATGGCCGAGCGGGTGATCAGCGCGCTGAACGGCACCAGCATGAAGGGCCGCAGCCTGCGCGTGGACTACGATCGCCAGAAGAAGGCGGGCCCCGGCGGCGGCGGGCCGCCCATGCGCCGCATGCAGCGCGGGCCGGGGGCGGGGGGACCGCGCGAGGACCGGCCCCGCGACGACCGGCCGCGCGACCGCGACGATCGTCCCCGTGGCGGATCCGGTGGCCCCGGTGGCCGTCCCCGCCCCGGGGGCGGCGCAGGCGGTCCCCGTGGCGGTTCCGGCCCGCGCGGCGGCGCGGGTGGGGGCGGCTTCCGGCGCCCGCGCGACGAGTGA
- a CDS encoding Smr/MutS family protein: MPRKKRPPVGGVSREAWGTVHPVLDLHGLSGDEARRRAAEWLRARQAENVRTVVVVTGRGLHSGGIPVVRNEIEHLLAVLKGTLVSRWSAENLGGSFRVELRRPARTHASRPPAPVPPLLRDAEPALRLRAEEALADLGIASTPALLEAEIRRLLDEG, translated from the coding sequence ATGCCAAGGAAGAAGCGTCCGCCCGTCGGGGGCGTGTCCCGCGAGGCGTGGGGAACGGTGCATCCCGTGCTGGACCTGCACGGCCTTAGCGGAGACGAGGCGCGGCGCCGCGCCGCGGAATGGCTGCGCGCTCGCCAGGCCGAGAACGTCCGCACGGTGGTCGTGGTCACCGGCCGCGGCCTCCACTCCGGCGGCATCCCCGTGGTCCGCAACGAGATCGAGCACCTGCTGGCCGTGCTGAAGGGCACGCTCGTCAGCCGCTGGAGCGCCGAGAACCTGGGCGGCAGCTTTCGCGTGGAGCTTCGCCGCCCCGCCCGCACCCATGCGTCCCGGCCCCCCGCCCCCGTGCCGCCGCTGCTGCGCGACGCCGAACCCGCCCTGCGCCTGCGGGCCGAGGAAGCGCTCGCCGACCTGGGCATCGCCTCCACCCCCGCCTTGCTGGAGGCGGAGATCCGCCGCCTGCTGGACGAGGGCTGA
- a CDS encoding HU family DNA-binding protein, producing MNKSELIQQLASRADLSRAEATKAVDALFGVEGGIIADALRNGDKVQITGFGSFESKKREARKGRNPRTGNEIDIAASTSAAFKIGKRLKDMLGA from the coding sequence GTGAACAAGTCTGAACTCATTCAGCAGCTCGCCTCCCGCGCCGATCTGAGCCGTGCCGAGGCCACCAAGGCGGTCGACGCGCTGTTCGGCGTAGAGGGCGGCATCATCGCCGACGCGCTGCGGAACGGGGACAAGGTGCAGATCACGGGGTTCGGCAGCTTCGAGAGCAAGAAGCGCGAGGCCCGCAAGGGTCGTAACCCGCGCACCGGCAACGAGATCGACATCGCGGCCAGCACCAGCGCGGCGTTCAAGATCGGCAAGCGCCTCAAGGACATGCTCGGCGCCTGA
- a CDS encoding ATP-binding protein, with protein sequence MQETPVAAPIPAHERHLRELTAAREIAHAFLTARTPDEVYRLALERVAPVVGAAFGCVYLRESDDVLRLVAAWNWPTAYRRFLGEMRVRVGLGPTGSAVAEGRPVEVYDVFADPELADWWDAAGELGFASSVSLPIILAGQAEGALTFYFARTDPLDEADRSLLRLVADQLSATAEKAHLIEDLQRANVQLREQNVELEARFREAEEARRLKNEFLANVSHELRTPLTAILGFTYLLRERHAGPLTDEQAQSVERVETAAMQLMELIDDLLNMANLQLGRLDVRPETCDAVALARAAMSGLAPPAPEVEVRTLAPDAAVPVRTDPSQVVRILRNLVGNAFKFTPAGRVTVRVRVSSGSPWTPEARAGGDARHSIVWEVEDTGIGIDEADQERIFAQFLQIDGSATRRYGGTGMGLALSRQLARRLGGDVTVRSKRDVGSTFTLSLPAGFGPMLVP encoded by the coding sequence GTGCAAGAAACCCCAGTAGCTGCGCCGATTCCCGCTCATGAGCGCCATCTTCGCGAGCTGACGGCGGCCCGCGAGATCGCCCACGCCTTCCTGACGGCGCGCACGCCCGACGAGGTGTATCGCCTTGCCCTGGAACGGGTTGCCCCCGTCGTGGGCGCGGCGTTCGGCTGCGTGTACCTGCGCGAAAGCGACGACGTGCTGCGCCTGGTGGCCGCCTGGAACTGGCCCACGGCGTACCGCAGGTTCCTTGGGGAAATGCGGGTACGCGTGGGGTTGGGCCCCACCGGCAGCGCCGTGGCCGAGGGGAGGCCGGTGGAGGTGTACGACGTGTTCGCCGATCCCGAGCTGGCCGACTGGTGGGACGCGGCGGGCGAGCTCGGATTCGCATCCTCCGTGTCGCTACCCATCATCCTGGCCGGCCAGGCCGAGGGCGCGCTCACCTTCTACTTCGCCCGCACCGACCCGCTGGACGAGGCCGACCGCTCGCTGCTGCGGCTGGTGGCCGACCAGCTGAGCGCCACGGCCGAGAAGGCGCACCTGATCGAAGACCTTCAGCGGGCCAACGTGCAGCTTCGCGAGCAGAACGTGGAGCTGGAGGCACGCTTTCGCGAGGCCGAAGAGGCGCGCCGGCTGAAGAACGAGTTCCTGGCCAACGTGTCGCACGAGCTGCGCACGCCGCTCACCGCCATCCTGGGCTTCACCTACCTGCTGCGCGAGCGCCACGCCGGCCCGCTGACCGACGAGCAGGCGCAGAGCGTGGAGCGGGTGGAGACGGCGGCCATGCAGCTGATGGAGCTGATCGACGACCTGCTGAACATGGCCAACCTTCAGCTGGGCCGCCTGGACGTGCGCCCGGAAACGTGCGACGCGGTGGCGCTGGCCCGTGCGGCCATGTCGGGGCTGGCGCCCCCCGCGCCCGAGGTGGAGGTGCGCACGCTGGCCCCCGATGCGGCCGTGCCGGTGCGCACCGATCCAAGCCAGGTGGTGCGCATCCTTCGCAACCTGGTGGGCAACGCGTTTAAATTCACGCCGGCGGGGCGGGTGACGGTGCGCGTGCGCGTGAGCAGCGGCTCGCCGTGGACCCCCGAGGCGCGCGCCGGAGGCGACGCGCGGCACTCCATCGTTTGGGAGGTCGAGGACACGGGGATCGGGATCGACGAGGCCGACCAGGAACGCATCTTCGCGCAGTTCCTGCAGATCGACGGGTCGGCGACGCGGCGGTACGGGGGGACGGGGATGGGGCTGGCCTTGTCGCGGCAGCTGGCGCGGCGGCTGGGGGGAGACGTGACCGTGCGGTCGAAGCGGGACGTGGGGTCGACGTTCACGCTGTCGCTGCCGGCGGGGTTCGGGCCGATGCTGGTACCGTAG
- a CDS encoding DUF1802 family protein, with protein MKESSASALKEWAVADEALATGRVSLLVRKGGIHERAGDFDVEHGEFWIFPSGWHQNPEDLADELHPLLNAIGPQPRGTIPFRVYCVVNGVHRIESPEVLDRLQGLHPLSPPAAHYRFNYRNRPYVHALLVRAYRLDEPVTLPDVHRYEGCVSWVELDQPIPTVGLRPVLTDEEFTAVRADILGRLRAPVPNASHLSA; from the coding sequence ATGAAAGAGAGCAGCGCGTCGGCGCTCAAGGAGTGGGCGGTGGCGGACGAGGCGCTTGCCACCGGTCGCGTGTCGCTGCTGGTGCGGAAGGGCGGCATCCACGAACGCGCGGGCGACTTCGACGTGGAGCACGGAGAGTTCTGGATCTTTCCGAGCGGCTGGCACCAGAACCCCGAAGACCTCGCGGACGAGCTTCATCCGCTGCTGAACGCCATCGGCCCGCAGCCGCGCGGCACCATTCCGTTCCGCGTGTACTGCGTGGTCAACGGCGTGCACCGGATCGAGAGCCCCGAGGTGCTGGACCGCCTCCAAGGGCTGCACCCGCTTTCGCCTCCCGCCGCGCACTATCGCTTCAACTACCGCAACCGGCCGTACGTCCACGCGCTGCTCGTCCGCGCGTACCGCCTGGACGAGCCGGTGACGCTCCCCGACGTGCACCGCTACGAGGGCTGCGTGTCGTGGGTGGAGCTGGACCAGCCGATCCCCACCGTCGGCCTCCGCCCCGTGCTGACGGACGAAGAGTTCACCGCCGTGCGGGCGGACATCCTGGGCCGGCTCCGCGCGCCCGTCCCGAACGCGAGCCATCTGTCAGCCTGA
- a CDS encoding aminomethyltransferase family protein → MSEMTEAPPAAPIRPLLESAGAVFGQVAGRDVARHFGDGMAEYRAVRDSAGIAERGDRARFRLWGKDPARMIHGLITNDLLKAPAGQGVYAAMLTPKGRTIADLRVFRREGAGGPEVLVDVAAEALEGVRDHFKKFVPPMFARWADATDDIIALGVYGPRSRELLASALGADVPPLEEDAFVEPEFAGARLLVAATREAGGEEGFDLFVPADHAAELWRALVERGAEMGARPVGFGALETLRIEAGRPRYGIDITEETIPTEAYEQAGLMSHAISFTKGCYTGQEVVIRIAHRGHVNRHLRGLLLGDVPVPAPRTPLTDVDTGKQVGWTTSAAFSPMLGQTIALGYVRREVQPGEDVQVGEGGEGRARVVKLPFDLA, encoded by the coding sequence ATGAGCGAAATGACCGAGGCGCCCCCCGCCGCGCCCATCCGTCCCCTGCTGGAGAGCGCGGGCGCCGTCTTCGGCCAGGTGGCCGGGCGCGACGTGGCCCGCCACTTCGGCGACGGCATGGCGGAATACCGGGCCGTCCGGGACTCCGCCGGAATCGCGGAGCGCGGCGACCGCGCGCGCTTCCGGCTGTGGGGCAAGGACCCCGCGCGGATGATCCACGGCCTGATCACCAACGACCTGCTCAAGGCGCCCGCTGGCCAGGGCGTCTACGCGGCCATGCTCACCCCCAAGGGGCGCACCATCGCCGACCTTCGCGTCTTCCGCCGCGAGGGTGCGGGCGGCCCGGAGGTGCTGGTGGACGTCGCCGCCGAGGCGCTGGAGGGTGTCCGCGACCACTTCAAGAAGTTCGTCCCGCCCATGTTCGCCCGCTGGGCCGATGCGACGGACGACATCATCGCGCTCGGGGTCTACGGCCCCCGCTCCCGCGAGCTGCTGGCGTCCGCGCTCGGGGCTGACGTCCCCCCGCTGGAGGAGGATGCGTTCGTGGAGCCGGAGTTCGCCGGTGCGCGCCTGCTGGTGGCGGCCACACGCGAGGCGGGTGGCGAGGAGGGCTTCGACCTCTTCGTCCCCGCGGACCACGCGGCGGAGCTCTGGCGCGCGCTGGTGGAGCGTGGGGCGGAGATGGGAGCGCGGCCCGTGGGCTTCGGGGCGCTGGAGACGCTGCGGATCGAGGCGGGGCGCCCGCGCTACGGCATCGACATCACCGAAGAAACGATCCCGACCGAGGCCTACGAGCAGGCGGGGCTGATGAGCCACGCCATCTCGTTCACCAAGGGATGCTATACGGGGCAGGAGGTGGTAATCCGCATCGCCCACCGCGGCCACGTGAACCGCCATCTGCGCGGACTGCTGCTGGGCGACGTTCCCGTGCCGGCACCCCGCACTCCGCTGACGGATGTTGATACGGGCAAGCAGGTCGGTTGGACGACGAGCGCGGCCTTTTCGCCGATGCTCGGCCAGACGATCGCGCTGGGCTACGTGCGGCGCGAGGTTCAGCCCGGCGAGGACGTGCAGGTGGGCGAGGGCGGGGAGGGACGCGCGCGCGTGGTCAAGCTGCCATTCGACCTGGCATGA
- a CDS encoding nucleotidyltransferase, producing the protein MAKVEPGPPNFPGFDTLTKEERKSVTHSEFWIPEDEREKYKVALAALNEAGVPFVVAGAYAIYEHTGIYRQTKDLDLFLTPEAVVQAMRVLRNAGFTTRLEQPHWIGKAISKANRDHFIDIIYGMGNGLALIDDDWFRYSTPAILAATPVRVAPVEELIWHRLFIHERHRHDMADVAHLILDKGHVMDWTRLLVKAGEDWPLLLSQILLFRYVYPGDREKVPEVVLNELLDRAKNGSHQRSDDGDVDNVTNGTMISRFSFAIDVNEGGKRDIREESIARMQQHPEILKLLEADVWDERAPDTEQEIVPDSLGVEE; encoded by the coding sequence ATGGCCAAAGTAGAGCCGGGACCGCCTAATTTTCCTGGGTTCGACACTCTCACCAAGGAAGAGCGGAAGTCGGTTACCCACAGCGAATTCTGGATCCCCGAGGACGAGCGGGAGAAGTACAAGGTGGCTCTCGCCGCGCTCAACGAGGCCGGGGTTCCCTTCGTGGTGGCTGGGGCATACGCCATCTACGAGCACACGGGCATCTACCGGCAGACCAAGGACCTGGACCTGTTCCTCACGCCCGAGGCGGTCGTGCAGGCCATGCGCGTGCTGAGGAACGCGGGGTTCACCACCCGCCTGGAGCAGCCGCACTGGATTGGCAAGGCCATCAGCAAGGCGAACCGGGACCACTTCATCGACATCATCTATGGGATGGGCAACGGCCTGGCCCTGATCGACGATGACTGGTTCCGCTACAGCACCCCGGCCATCCTGGCGGCCACCCCGGTGCGCGTGGCGCCGGTGGAGGAGCTGATCTGGCACCGGCTGTTCATCCACGAGCGGCACCGCCACGACATGGCCGACGTTGCGCACCTGATCCTGGACAAGGGCCACGTGATGGATTGGACGCGGCTCTTGGTCAAGGCGGGCGAGGATTGGCCGCTGCTGCTGTCGCAGATCCTGTTGTTCCGCTACGTCTATCCGGGAGACCGTGAGAAGGTGCCCGAGGTGGTACTGAACGAGTTGCTGGACCGGGCCAAGAATGGCAGTCATCAGCGCTCGGACGACGGCGACGTGGACAACGTGACGAACGGGACGATGATCTCGCGCTTTTCGTTCGCCATCGACGTGAACGAGGGGGGAAAGCGCGACATTCGCGAGGAAAGCATCGCGCGGATGCAGCAGCATCCCGAGATCCTGAAGCTGCTCGAGGCCGACGTGTGGGACGAGCGAGCGCCGGACACGGAGCAGGAGATCGTTCCCGACAGCCTGGGCGTAGAGGAATGA